DNA from Waddliaceae bacterium:
ACAAATCTGTGATGCGACAGGCGATATATGCAGCACTAGGCATCGCCTTCGCAATAGCATTATGGCATATCGGATATGAGAACATCCTGAAGTTAAGCCTTCCACTGCTAATCATCTTCACCATACTGCTAGCGCTAACATTCGTCCCAGGAATAGGGCAGATGCGTAACGGTGCATACCGATGGATAGGATTAGGAGGCTATACAATACAGCCCTCGGAGTTCGTGAAGTTCCTCGTCCCTATGTACTACATATATGCTATGAAGTCAGTGTCACCAGAGACAATATCATTGAAAGGCTTCGTAAAAATAATGGCGATATTGGCAGCACCAGTAATGCTTATAATGCTAGAGCCCGATAACGGAACTACAGGGATAATAGGACTTACGATGATGATGCTTTTCTTCGCTACGAAGATGAAAGCACGATACTGGGCGATACCAGCACTGGCAGCCATAGCACTAAGTATCACGGCATTCTACACCATGCCTTATGTCTCAGGAAGGATAAAGGTATACCTCAATCCAGAACTCGATATCCTTGGAAGAGGACACCAGCCATACCAGGCGAGAATAGCGACAGGGTCAGGACGGTTGTTTGGTGTAGGTCCCGGCAACAGCTTACAGAAACTTAACTACCTCCCAGAAGCACAAAACGACTACATCGCCGCTATCTACGCCGAAGAGTTCGGATTCGTAGGGATCGTCGCAATAATAACACTATATACCATAATGGCATACCTAGGGATACATATCGCCGCAAACGCCAAAGATAAAGAAGCAGCGCTGCTTGCCCTGACGATAACATTCCTAATAGCATTCCAAGCATTTCTTAACCTCGGAGTCGTCTCAGGGCTCCTGCCAAGTACAGGACTTAACCTCCCGTTCTTCAGCCAGGGAGGCACTTCGTTGATGACAAATATCGCCGTTATAGGCATCCTTCTCAATATAGGATATAAATCATCATTGATCATTGATCATTGAACATTGATCATTGAAAAAAGGGAATATTTCCATGACGAAAATTCTATTCGCAGTAGGAGGGACCGGAGGGCATATCTTCCCCGCACAGGCGCTCGCCAGTGACCTTGTAAGCCGAGACGCAACGAACGAAATTCTCTTCGTCGGTGGTGGGCTTGCCGACAACGACTTCTTCACAGCAGAACATATAAACTATAAAGAAGTGTCTTATAGCCCCCTTTCAATAAAGGCACTGCTTAAATGCGCATATAAGATCACAAAAGGTATTATACAGAGCAAGAAAATCCTTAGAGACTTCAAGCCAGATATCGTCATAGGATTCGGAAGCCACCACTCTTTCCCAGCACTAGCAGCAGCACAACTACTAAAAATTCCAGTGATGTTATACGAAAGCAATAGCATCCCAGGAAGGGTCAATAGGCTCTTCTCAAAATATTCCGTCGTCACAGCGATAACCCTCGGCGATATCATGGGACGACTTCAGGGCGCTACAACGGCTGTTAAGATGCCACTACGCCAAGGGTGCCAACGCAGCGAAGAAGAGAGAACAAAAGGATATCAATACTTCGGACTAGAAAATGATAAAACGACGATACTCGTCTTCGGAGGGTCGCAGGGCGCCAAAGCGATAAACGATAAATTCCGCGTCGCTATAGAAGCAATGACACACGTCGAAGACATACAGGTTCTGCACTTCGTCGGTAAAACATCAAAACCTGAAGAATACCAGACATTCTACAAAGAAAGACATATCCCTTCGTGTGTAAAAACTTTCGAAAAAAAGATGAACCTCGCGTGGCAGGTCGCCGATATCTTCATAGCACGAGCAGGAGCAACGACACTAGCAGAACAAGAAGCCTTCGAGGTTCCCGGCATCTTGATACCATACCCATACGCCCTCGATAAACACCAAGACTCTAATGCACGCTTTATGGCAGAGACCGTCGGAGGGGCGATGACGCTTTACGAAGAACAATGCACCCCCAACGCCCTCGAAGAAGCAATGCGCAACACTATAATTATTAAAAGCTTCATGAGAGATAACATCGCCGCCTTCAAAGAAAAAGATCGTCGTAAAGACCTCGCTGATGTTGTAGAAGACACCGTGAAGAAGATAAAAGGTGAAAATATTCACCTCATCGGCGTCGGAGGCATAGGGATGAGCGCCCTTGCGAAGATATTGATAAAACAAGGGTATAACGTTACCGGTAGCGATGTCAAAAAAAACGCCATAACAAACACTCTAGAAGATCGTGGCGCAACGATATCAGTAGGACACAACGCCTCGGCACTTCCCGATAACGCTTCCGTGGTATATAGCACCGCAGTAAAAGACGACAACCCAGAATACAAGGCCGCTATAGATAAAAAATATACCATAATGCACCGCTCAGATATGCTCCTGAAGCTTATGAAAGGATATAAGACCCTCGCCGTAGCAGGAACACACGGTAAGACGACAAACTCGGCACTGTTAACACACGTCCTTATCACAGCACAATGCTCTCCGAGCTATGCCGTCGGTGGCATACTACTAAACACAGGGACTAATAGCGACGCCGGTGATGGAGAATATTTCGTCGCTGAAGCCGACGAAAGCGATGGCTCTTTCGTGAAATATTCCCCTCATGCCGCCATCATCACAAACATAGGTGCTGGCGATCACCTTATAAATTACTCCTCACAAGACGCTCTCGACGAGGCCTTCATAACTTTCGCAGGGAAAGTGTCAAAGTCACAAAATTTATACTATAGCAACGACGACGAACGCCTGAGAAGCCTCGGAATCTCCGGAATAACATACGCCTTCGACAACGACGCACATATAAAAGGCAGCAACTACAAGCAAAATGGATGGGAAAGTACCTTCGATATCACTATCGACGGCAAAGAATATCACAACATCATGCTACCACAAGCAGGGAAACATAACGCCCGCAAT
Protein-coding regions in this window:
- the ftsW gene encoding putative lipid II flippase FtsW, with the protein product MRQCRLLLIITVTIVFAIGLIMVFNTSSAEILDDFAAGEDTYKSVMRQAIYAALGIAFAIALWHIGYENILKLSLPLLIIFTILLALTFVPGIGQMRNGAYRWIGLGGYTIQPSEFVKFLVPMYYIYAMKSVSPETISLKGFVKIMAILAAPVMLIMLEPDNGTTGIIGLTMMMLFFATKMKARYWAIPALAAIALSITAFYTMPYVSGRIKVYLNPELDILGRGHQPYQARIATGSGRLFGVGPGNSLQKLNYLPEAQNDYIAAIYAEEFGFVGIVAIITLYTIMAYLGIHIAANAKDKEAALLALTITFLIAFQAFLNLGVVSGLLPSTGLNLPFFSQGGTSLMTNIAVIGILLNIGYKSSLIIDH
- the murC gene encoding UDP-N-acetylmuramate--L-alanine ligase; translation: MTKILFAVGGTGGHIFPAQALASDLVSRDATNEILFVGGGLADNDFFTAEHINYKEVSYSPLSIKALLKCAYKITKGIIQSKKILRDFKPDIVIGFGSHHSFPALAAAQLLKIPVMLYESNSIPGRVNRLFSKYSVVTAITLGDIMGRLQGATTAVKMPLRQGCQRSEEERTKGYQYFGLENDKTTILVFGGSQGAKAINDKFRVAIEAMTHVEDIQVLHFVGKTSKPEEYQTFYKERHIPSCVKTFEKKMNLAWQVADIFIARAGATTLAEQEAFEVPGILIPYPYALDKHQDSNARFMAETVGGAMTLYEEQCTPNALEEAMRNTIIIKSFMRDNIAAFKEKDRRKDLADVVEDTVKKIKGENIHLIGVGGIGMSALAKILIKQGYNVTGSDVKKNAITNTLEDRGATISVGHNASALPDNASVVYSTAVKDDNPEYKAAIDKKYTIMHRSDMLLKLMKGYKTLAVAGTHGKTTNSALLTHVLITAQCSPSYAVGGILLNTGTNSDAGDGEYFVAEADESDGSFVKYSPHAAIITNIGAGDHLINYSSQDALDEAFITFAGKVSKSQNLYYSNDDERLRSLGISGITYAFDNDAHIKGSNYKQNGWESTFDITIDGKEYHNIMLPQAGKHNARNAMAIFAMALDLGINDATIRKAFETFKGVARRCEYKGTAAGVDVYDDYAHHPDEIKATLCAMKKALGTKPLIAVYQPHRYSRINETLHFFTDTFDAADKVIMTEIYSAGEKPVEGITSEAIAQKIQNNSTVPIHLLTRESLAEKITLLLSDGDTIVTLGAGDITYAGDETLKTLQDIPVECHI